From the candidate division WOR-3 bacterium genome, the window CCTCAACCAAGAAAACCGAATGCCAAATCGCTTCTTGCTTAAAGAAAAGACTTTTTCCCCTAAAAGGTTTTGGCGCCAGTGATTGCTCCTGTCCTTCCCATTTATTCTATTTCCCCAATCTCTTTCCGGTAAAAAATTTATCCTTGACAAAAAAGAATTTTCCAGTATCTTAAATGTTAAAATGAAAAGAAAAATAAGAGGAGAACAAAGAAGGGAGAACCTTCTTATGGTCTACTCAATTGGGGAGGAAATATGATTCAGGAATTTCAGAAAGGTGGCGGCATAATGTGGTTTTTGTTAGCCTGTATCATTATCGCCGTTGCCCTAATCATAGAAAGGTTAATCACCCTCTTCTTTGTGGCGACCCTTAACGCTAAAAAGTTCGTGGCGAATTTAATAAACCGGATTGAGAGCGAAGGGATAAATTCCGCCATTGAGTATTGCCAATCGGTTCGCAGTCCAGTGGCCCGGGTTTTACTACCCGCTTTGCAGAAATACGAACAGGGTCGCGAAGCGATGGAGGAAGCGATAATGCGGGCTGGCACCACCGAACTCGGCTTTCTTGACCGGGGTATGCAACTGATGGGTGGTATAATTGTTGTTGCCCCCTTCTTCGGATTTTTAGGCACGGTCACCGGAATGATTCGGGCTTTCGCCGCGGTAGCCGCGGTTGGGGAAGTAGAACCCACGGTTGTAGCGGCGGGTATCGCTGAGGCACTAATCACCACTAAATGGGGATTGATGATTGCTGCCCCTCTCTCCATCATCCATATCCTTTTCCAACAAAAGATTAATGGCTATACCAAAGATATGGAAACCGCTACCGCCACTTTAATTGACTACTTGGTAAGTAAGAGGCCATAAGGGTAAAGTATGCTTTTGAGAAAAGAAGAGAGAAAAGGACCTTCTATCCCAACTGCTTCTTTGGGCGATATCGCCTTCCTTTTAATCATCTTCTTTATGGTCACTTCCATCTTCTCCCGGGAAAAAGGATTAAAAATTGTTTTGCCACCGAAAGGAGAACAAGTTAAGTTAAAGAGCGAAAATATCCTTACCGTCCTTGTTAATCCCTATGGGGAAGTTTCCATCGCTGGGGAAAAGATAACATTACGGGAATTAAGAGAAAGGGTTCGCTCGGCTTTGGATAAGAATCCAGAATTAGTTGTCGCCTTAAAGGTAAGTCGCAACGCCCCTTACAAAACGATGATTGACGCCTTTGACGAACTAAAAGCGGCAAAGGCGGAAAGGATTAGTTTGGCACCGGTAAAGGAGGGAGAATGAGAAAGTTTACCCTAAAAAGACCAGCACCAGAAATTCCCACCGCTTCCACTGCTGATATCGCTTTCCTCTTAATTATCTTCTTTATGCTCACCACGGTTTTAAGGACCGAATACGGGCTGAAAGTGAACCTTCCCACCGCAGAAAGCACCGAGAGGATTCTCAAAAGGAAAAATATTGTCCATATCTGGGTTGACAAGACGCGCCGCATATCAATTGATGATAATCTCTTAGAAGTCTCGGGGATAACGACCGTAATGCAACAAAAGATTTTGGATAATCCAGAATTAATCAGCGAAGTCTTAGCAGACAAAGAGGTTGACTACGGAAGGGTAAATGATATCCTTGAGGCGTTAAAGGAAGCTGGGGCATTTAAAATCTTATTCGCGACGGAATACGAAGAGGGAGGGTAAAATGGAGGAAAAGAGGCAAATCAGGGAATGGGATTGGGACAGTTATTATGCAATCTCTTTCCGGGTGGGAATGGTTCTCTCTTTGGCTTTTACCTGTTTGAGTTTTGTCCTGATGCCGAAAGAGGTTCGTTATAAACCCTATGTCCCGAGAAAAGAGGTAGAGACGATTATGGAACAGCTCCCCCCGGAATTACAAGAACTTACCGAACCACCACCCGTAGAAAGACCAAAATTGGCAGTAGAAGCCGAGAAAGGGGAAGAAGCGGAAGAGGCAACAATTGCCCCAACCGAATTCAAGGAGGTGATCGCCAAAAAAGCAGAAGAGGTGGAAATCCCCGTTGTCCCCTACTGGAAGGTGGAGGAGAAACCGAAGCCAATTTATATTCCTAAACCATCCTATCCCGAAAGAGCCCGCCAGGCAGGAATTGAAGGGCAGGTCGTGGTGAAGGTTCTTTTAGATATTGACGGCTCGGTAATGGAGGTAGAACTCTTAAAATCATCCGGAAACGAAGCCTTAGACGAAGCCGCGCTTAACGCTGCTCGTCAGGCAAAATTTACCCCCGCGAAACAGAGAGAGATTCCGGTTCGGGTCTGGGTTTCAATACCCTTTAATTTCAGTCTTCGCCAATAATGATAAAAAAGCAAGAAGTGAAATTACCTGAGGTTCAAAATTTGGACCTTAGGATTTTTAATGGGAGGTAAGTAATATGTTAAAAAGAATCACTATTTTTATCTTTTTAGCCTTTATTGTCTACAGTCTTCCGGTATTACGCAAGCCTTATTCACCAGAACCTCTCCCTGCTCTCACCGGTCAAGAGATAATTAACCAACCGGTGGTTATAACTCCCGTTACTACTATTTCTCCGGGCGAAACCTGCTCCCATACATTTATTGACTACCAGCAAAATGGCACCTTAGGCGATAGACTTTCTATTCGTTCTGACTTTCGGGCATTCGTCTGGATGCATTCTCCCGATTCTAATTCAAATTATCCCAGGCGCTGGATTCGCTATAATTCCTACTATGATAATATGTTCCAATTAGGAGAGGGTGTGGAAGTAACAATCCTCGGTCGTTCTGGCTATTGCACGGGCGGTTCTTTTTCTGATGGGAGGGCAATTGCCTTCTATCATATTCAATATCCCCTCCTCTTCTCGGTTGTCTCTACAGAAGTCTCCCCTGGTTCCGGGCTATTCAATGACCCGGTAGCAATTGACACCATCACAATTCCACCGGGTGCTTCCGGCAGCGGAACAACTATTTGGCCTCACGGTGTTGTTGGGTTAGATGATGTCATTCATGTCGTCAGTTATCCCACAAAACCTCCTGGTTCCGCAAGCGATTTTTACTACTCTCGCTCTACGGATGGGGGAAATACCTTCTCCTTCTGGATGCCAGTGATTGGTGATACCCAACTTTCCTGCCTTTCCCCGGATATTTATGCCCGTCCCGGCTCCCCAAAAGTTTTAATCTCCTATACCAGAAAGATTGAGAATATCAACCCGGGTAAGACAACCCAGATTCAGCAGAATGTCTGGTATCGAGAGTCGCCCGATAATGGCGCAACCTGGAACGAGCCAGTTCAGGTAACCAATTACGACTGGGGCGGACCGGGTTCAACCTTCCCCTTTGCCTATACCGATGTTGATGGTATTTATGACCTGAATAATAACCTTCACCTTGTCTGGACCGAAGTTTGGTGGGGACTTTCCCAAAGGGGAGATACCCTTTATGCCTTTGGTTCAAGGATAATGCATTGGAGCGAAGCCACAGGCTTTACTGTGGTTTCCGGCATCGGGAATAATAATGCTCCCCCAGGAATAGAAGATACCACCCTTTGGTATATGCCAGTCTGGGATGCCTGGCGCCGACCCGCGGATAGACCACAATTGGCGATTGATGGAAGGGGAATACTCTATTGCGTCTGGACCGGAAATAAAGATACCAACGATGTTTCCGTGACGGGCCGGACCAATGGTGAATTATGGCTTTCCTACTCAACCGACAATGGTCAAACCTGGTTAAGGGAAGCGATAAATCTAACCAACTCTCCTTCGCCCAATGCCACTCCGGGAAACTGTGAGGATGACGATTATCATACCCTCTGGTCTGAGGTAGTAGATGGAAAACTACATATTCAATACATCAACGACAAGGACGCGGGAGGTGTCCCGCAAACTGAAGGCGTGGTAACCAATAATCCTGTTCTCTATCTTCAAGTGCCGGTTACTGGCATCTTGGAAGAAAGAGAAAAGAAGGTCAGTGGTTCTATTATCACTCTTGTTCCAAACCCTGCTTCCAACTACATAAATCTCTCTTACTATCTGAACGACAACCACCGAGTTATAGTAAAAATTGCCGATGCCTCAGGAAGAGTCATAGAGAAATTTGACCTTGCGGGAAAGAAAGGTAAAAACTCTTTCCAGTGGCAACGACCGAAGGAATTGAAAAAAGGCATCTACTTCATCTCCTTCAATCTACCGAATAAGACGCTAACGAAGAAACTGGTACTTCAATAAAAAGATGGGGGCTGGTTCCTATTATTCTATTTCGGGACCAGCCCCAATTCTT encodes:
- a CDS encoding MotA/TolQ/ExbB proton channel family protein; protein product: MIQEFQKGGGIMWFLLACIIIAVALIIERLITLFFVATLNAKKFVANLINRIESEGINSAIEYCQSVRSPVARVLLPALQKYEQGREAMEEAIMRAGTTELGFLDRGMQLMGGIIVVAPFFGFLGTVTGMIRAFAAVAAVGEVEPTVVAAGIAEALITTKWGLMIAAPLSIIHILFQQKINGYTKDMETATATLIDYLVSKRP
- a CDS encoding biopolymer transporter ExbD, whose translation is MLLRKEERKGPSIPTASLGDIAFLLIIFFMVTSIFSREKGLKIVLPPKGEQVKLKSENILTVLVNPYGEVSIAGEKITLRELRERVRSALDKNPELVVALKVSRNAPYKTMIDAFDELKAAKAERISLAPVKEGE
- a CDS encoding biopolymer transporter ExbD, with protein sequence MRKFTLKRPAPEIPTASTADIAFLLIIFFMLTTVLRTEYGLKVNLPTAESTERILKRKNIVHIWVDKTRRISIDDNLLEVSGITTVMQQKILDNPELISEVLADKEVDYGRVNDILEALKEAGAFKILFATEYEEGG
- a CDS encoding energy transducer TonB, whose amino-acid sequence is MEEKRQIREWDWDSYYAISFRVGMVLSLAFTCLSFVLMPKEVRYKPYVPRKEVETIMEQLPPELQELTEPPPVERPKLAVEAEKGEEAEEATIAPTEFKEVIAKKAEEVEIPVVPYWKVEEKPKPIYIPKPSYPERARQAGIEGQVVVKVLLDIDGSVMEVELLKSSGNEALDEAALNAARQAKFTPAKQREIPVRVWVSIPFNFSLRQ
- a CDS encoding T9SS type A sorting domain-containing protein; the protein is MLKRITIFIFLAFIVYSLPVLRKPYSPEPLPALTGQEIINQPVVITPVTTISPGETCSHTFIDYQQNGTLGDRLSIRSDFRAFVWMHSPDSNSNYPRRWIRYNSYYDNMFQLGEGVEVTILGRSGYCTGGSFSDGRAIAFYHIQYPLLFSVVSTEVSPGSGLFNDPVAIDTITIPPGASGSGTTIWPHGVVGLDDVIHVVSYPTKPPGSASDFYYSRSTDGGNTFSFWMPVIGDTQLSCLSPDIYARPGSPKVLISYTRKIENINPGKTTQIQQNVWYRESPDNGATWNEPVQVTNYDWGGPGSTFPFAYTDVDGIYDLNNNLHLVWTEVWWGLSQRGDTLYAFGSRIMHWSEATGFTVVSGIGNNNAPPGIEDTTLWYMPVWDAWRRPADRPQLAIDGRGILYCVWTGNKDTNDVSVTGRTNGELWLSYSTDNGQTWLREAINLTNSPSPNATPGNCEDDDYHTLWSEVVDGKLHIQYINDKDAGGVPQTEGVVTNNPVLYLQVPVTGILEEREKKVSGSIITLVPNPASNYINLSYYLNDNHRVIVKIADASGRVIEKFDLAGKKGKNSFQWQRPKELKKGIYFISFNLPNKTLTKKLVLQ